One segment of Rosa chinensis cultivar Old Blush chromosome 6, RchiOBHm-V2, whole genome shotgun sequence DNA contains the following:
- the LOC112172855 gene encoding protein FAR1-RELATED SEQUENCE 5 isoform X1, with protein MDLDEEEEEVGSVDGSVEVYMGDSEGGSVIEPYVGMEFESEEDAKKFYTEYARRVGFFVRVMQRRRGIDGRTLARRLGCNKQGFSPNHKGNLGREKKPRVSAREGCNATILVKVDKSGKWVVTRFVKDHNHPLIVTANEFSTAGDKDKKIEELMMELDHQDQLCAAYREKLLSFINNVEAETEELSAKIKAIVDNVRKVESETQKHSHRK; from the exons A TGGATttggatgaggaggaggaggaagttgGGTCAGTTGATGGGTCTGTTGAAGTATACATGGGCGATTCAGAAGGAGGTTCCGTTATAGAACCTTATGTTGGTATGGAATTTGAGTCCGAAGAAGATGCCAAGAAATTCTATACTGAGTATGCCAGGCGAGTCGGTTTTTTTGTCCGTGTTATGCAGCGTCGTCGAGGTATTGATGGGAGAACTCTTGCCCGTCGGCTTGGATGTAACAAACAAGGTTTTTCTCCCAACCATAAGGGAAATCTTGGACGTGAAAAAAAGCCCAGAGTTAGTGCACGAGAAGGTTGCAATGCCACAATCTTGGTGAAGGTGGATAAATCTGGAAAATGGGTGGTTACAAGATTTGTAAAGGATCATAATCATCCTCTCATTGTTACTGCCAATGAGTTTAGCACAGCG GGCGACAAGGATAAGAAAATAGAGGAACTTATGATGGAATTGGATCATCAGGATCAACTATGTGCAGCTTATCGAGAAAAACTACTCAGTTTCATAAATAACGTTGAGGCAGAAACAGAAGAACTTTCCGCAAAGATAAAAGCGATTGTTGACAATGTGAGAAAAGTTGAATCTGAAACGCAAAAACATTCTCACCGTAAATAG
- the LOC112172855 gene encoding protein FAR1-RELATED SEQUENCE 5 isoform X2 has product MGDSEGGSVIEPYVGMEFESEEDAKKFYTEYARRVGFFVRVMQRRRGIDGRTLARRLGCNKQGFSPNHKGNLGREKKPRVSAREGCNATILVKVDKSGKWVVTRFVKDHNHPLIVTANEFSTAGDKDKKIEELMMELDHQDQLCAAYREKLLSFINNVEAETEELSAKIKAIVDNVRKVESETQKHSHRK; this is encoded by the exons ATGGGCGATTCAGAAGGAGGTTCCGTTATAGAACCTTATGTTGGTATGGAATTTGAGTCCGAAGAAGATGCCAAGAAATTCTATACTGAGTATGCCAGGCGAGTCGGTTTTTTTGTCCGTGTTATGCAGCGTCGTCGAGGTATTGATGGGAGAACTCTTGCCCGTCGGCTTGGATGTAACAAACAAGGTTTTTCTCCCAACCATAAGGGAAATCTTGGACGTGAAAAAAAGCCCAGAGTTAGTGCACGAGAAGGTTGCAATGCCACAATCTTGGTGAAGGTGGATAAATCTGGAAAATGGGTGGTTACAAGATTTGTAAAGGATCATAATCATCCTCTCATTGTTACTGCCAATGAGTTTAGCACAGCG GGCGACAAGGATAAGAAAATAGAGGAACTTATGATGGAATTGGATCATCAGGATCAACTATGTGCAGCTTATCGAGAAAAACTACTCAGTTTCATAAATAACGTTGAGGCAGAAACAGAAGAACTTTCCGCAAAGATAAAAGCGATTGTTGACAATGTGAGAAAAGTTGAATCTGAAACGCAAAAACATTCTCACCGTAAATAG
- the LOC112174572 gene encoding protein FAR1-RELATED SEQUENCE 5, whose translation MESESNNNNNNPFDSDESQSCELPNDIDLCSGEVDKIIELSNGRSHLMGNPIEPYIGMEFKSRDSAREFYIAYGRHTGFTVRIHHNRRSRMNNMVIGQDFVCSKEGFRDKKYVYRDNRVLPPPPVTREGCAAMLRVALRDGEKWVVTKFVKEHNHTLMSPSKVPWRGSGKTLINEDEKDRKIRELTIELSNERQRCKRKCAAYQDQLNRLLKDIQDHSDHLSERVQDIVKNIRELESEQSEDSD comes from the exons ATGGAAAGCGAGagtaacaacaacaacaacaacccatTTGATTCAGATGAGAGCCAAAGTTGTGAGCTTCCAAATGACATTGATTTGTGCTCAGGTGAAGTAGATAAGATTATAGAACTGTCTAATGGACGCTCACATTTGATGGGTAATCCCATTGAGCCGTACATAGGAATGGAGTTCAAGTCTAGAGACAGTGCTCGAGAGTTTTACATTGCTTATGGCAGGCACACTGGGTTTACAGTTAGGATTCATCACAACCGTCGTTCGAGGATGAATAACATGGTGATTGGCCAGGATTTCGTTTGCTCGAAAGAGGGTTTTCGTGACAAGAAGTATGTGTACAGGGACAATAGAGTTCTTCCTCCACCGCCTGTGACAAGAGAAGGTTGTGCTGCAATGCTGAGGGTAGCTTTAAGAGATGGGGAAAAGTGGGTTGTTACCAAGTTTGTGAAGGAGCACAATCACACATTGATGTCTCCGAGTAAAGTTCCGTGGCGAGGATCTGGGAAAACCTTGATCAATGAG GATGAGAAGGATCGGAAAATTAGGGAGCTGACCATTGAACTGAGCAATGAGAGACAGCGATGTAAACGTAAGTGTGCAGCATATCAAGATCAATTGAATAGGCTTTTGAAAGATATCCAAGACCACAGTGATCACTTGTCAGAAAGAGTTCAAGACATAGTGAAGAACATAAGAGAACTAGAGAGCGAGCAATCTGAGGACTCAGATTAA
- the LOC112174571 gene encoding uncharacterized CRM domain-containing protein At3g25440, chloroplastic isoform X2 has translation MQKLVWMTLSRSPRLLKPHNHLKILKSSLGGVVCKVFDEMPACADPIGIARLPLEGYRWVHSAPDHKAAAPLERSGEGKVDDGGGGNAKVKRKKLKGKRAVVRWLKFFRYKKKKDFERMTAEEKILHKLRKAQRKEERLLEALKKIEPSESAETAHDPEILTPEEHFFFLKMGLKCKNYVPVGRRGIYQGVILNMHLHWKKHQTLQVIVKTFSPEEVKDIASELARLTGGIVLGIHEEYTIIMYRGKNYLQPPTEIMSPRITLSRKKALDKSKYMDGLRAVRKHIPKLEQDLELLRAQAKRKVEFSSDAFEETPEDIESVESESSSNLKLEPSDKLKEILDRRKESPEDDLVTDGDMASDSEDLSDIFETDSDKETENKAQRPLYLEEFEKFPVKNDGEPDDFEDHLRQISMDSKKAKSLNKEDASLPNFDEVDRIFLRAASLLKKRRR, from the exons ATGCAGAAACTAGTGTGGATGACTCTTTCTCGTTCCCCGCGTCTTCTCAAACCCCATAATCACCTCAAGATTCTCAAAAGCAG CTTGGGTGGTGTTGTATGCAAGGTGTTCGACGAAATGCCTGCTTGTGCGGACCCAATTGGTATTGCTAGGCTTCCATTGGAGGGTTACAGATGGGTGCATTCGGCTCCAGACCACAAAGCTGCGGCGCCATTGGAGCGTTCTGGAGAAGGTAAAGTCGATGATGGTGGCGGTGGTAATGCTAaagtgaagaggaagaagctcAAGGGGAAACGAGCTGTGGTTAGGTGGCTCAAGTTCTTCAggtacaagaagaagaaagatttcGAGAGAATGACCGCGGAAGAAAAGATTCTACACAAATTGAGAAAG GCTCAAAGGAAAGAGGAGAGGCTACTGGAAGCTCTTAAGAAGATCGAGCCTTCGGAGTCGGCAGAAACCGCCCATGATCCGGAGATATTGACACCCGAGGAGCACTTCTTCTTTTTAAAGATGGGGCTCAAGTGCAAGAATTATGTGCCCGTCGGAAGGCGGGGGATATACCAGGGTGTGATTCTGAACATGCATTTGCATTGGAAGAAACATCAAACGCTGCAGGTGATAGTCAAGACATTCTCACCTGAGGAGGTTAAGGATATTGCTTCTGAGCTGGCGAGGTTGACAGGAGGGATTGTGCTCGGAATTCATGAGGAGTACACGATTATTATGTATAGAGGGAAGAACTATTTGCAGCCGCCAACAGAGATTATGTCACCTAGGATCACTCTCTCGAGGAAGAAG GCTTTGGATAAATCAAAGTATATGGATGGCCTTCGAGCAGTAAGGAAGCACATTCCGAAGCTGGAACAGGACCTTGAGTTGCTTAGAGCACAGGCTAAAAGAAAAGTTGAATTTAGTTCTGATGCTTTTGAAGAAACTCCAGAAGATATTGAGAGTGTAGAGTCTGAGAGCTCCTCAAACTTAAAGCTGGAGCCTTCAGATAAGCTCAAAGAAATTTTGGATAGAAGAAAGGAGAGCCCTGAGGATGACCTTGTAACAGATGGAGATATGGCTTCGGACTCCGAAGATTTATCAGATATTTTTGAGACTGACTCTGACAAGGAGACTGAGAACAAAGCGCAACGACCTCTGTATTTGGAAGAATTTGAGAAGTTCCCAGTTAAAAATGATGGAGAGCCTGATGATTTTGAGGATCATCTGCGTCAAATATCCATGGACTCAAAGAAGGCTAAATCACTGAACAAAGAAGATGCTAGCTTGCCAAACTTTGATGAGGTTGATAGGATATTTCTGCGTGCTGCTTCActgttaaaaaaaagaagaagatga
- the LOC112174571 gene encoding uncharacterized CRM domain-containing protein At3g25440, chloroplastic isoform X1, whose translation MQKLVWMTLSRSPRLLKPHNHLKILKSSSLGGVVCKVFDEMPACADPIGIARLPLEGYRWVHSAPDHKAAAPLERSGEGKVDDGGGGNAKVKRKKLKGKRAVVRWLKFFRYKKKKDFERMTAEEKILHKLRKAQRKEERLLEALKKIEPSESAETAHDPEILTPEEHFFFLKMGLKCKNYVPVGRRGIYQGVILNMHLHWKKHQTLQVIVKTFSPEEVKDIASELARLTGGIVLGIHEEYTIIMYRGKNYLQPPTEIMSPRITLSRKKALDKSKYMDGLRAVRKHIPKLEQDLELLRAQAKRKVEFSSDAFEETPEDIESVESESSSNLKLEPSDKLKEILDRRKESPEDDLVTDGDMASDSEDLSDIFETDSDKETENKAQRPLYLEEFEKFPVKNDGEPDDFEDHLRQISMDSKKAKSLNKEDASLPNFDEVDRIFLRAASLLKKRRR comes from the exons ATGCAGAAACTAGTGTGGATGACTCTTTCTCGTTCCCCGCGTCTTCTCAAACCCCATAATCACCTCAAGATTCTCAAAAGCAG TAGCTTGGGTGGTGTTGTATGCAAGGTGTTCGACGAAATGCCTGCTTGTGCGGACCCAATTGGTATTGCTAGGCTTCCATTGGAGGGTTACAGATGGGTGCATTCGGCTCCAGACCACAAAGCTGCGGCGCCATTGGAGCGTTCTGGAGAAGGTAAAGTCGATGATGGTGGCGGTGGTAATGCTAaagtgaagaggaagaagctcAAGGGGAAACGAGCTGTGGTTAGGTGGCTCAAGTTCTTCAggtacaagaagaagaaagatttcGAGAGAATGACCGCGGAAGAAAAGATTCTACACAAATTGAGAAAG GCTCAAAGGAAAGAGGAGAGGCTACTGGAAGCTCTTAAGAAGATCGAGCCTTCGGAGTCGGCAGAAACCGCCCATGATCCGGAGATATTGACACCCGAGGAGCACTTCTTCTTTTTAAAGATGGGGCTCAAGTGCAAGAATTATGTGCCCGTCGGAAGGCGGGGGATATACCAGGGTGTGATTCTGAACATGCATTTGCATTGGAAGAAACATCAAACGCTGCAGGTGATAGTCAAGACATTCTCACCTGAGGAGGTTAAGGATATTGCTTCTGAGCTGGCGAGGTTGACAGGAGGGATTGTGCTCGGAATTCATGAGGAGTACACGATTATTATGTATAGAGGGAAGAACTATTTGCAGCCGCCAACAGAGATTATGTCACCTAGGATCACTCTCTCGAGGAAGAAG GCTTTGGATAAATCAAAGTATATGGATGGCCTTCGAGCAGTAAGGAAGCACATTCCGAAGCTGGAACAGGACCTTGAGTTGCTTAGAGCACAGGCTAAAAGAAAAGTTGAATTTAGTTCTGATGCTTTTGAAGAAACTCCAGAAGATATTGAGAGTGTAGAGTCTGAGAGCTCCTCAAACTTAAAGCTGGAGCCTTCAGATAAGCTCAAAGAAATTTTGGATAGAAGAAAGGAGAGCCCTGAGGATGACCTTGTAACAGATGGAGATATGGCTTCGGACTCCGAAGATTTATCAGATATTTTTGAGACTGACTCTGACAAGGAGACTGAGAACAAAGCGCAACGACCTCTGTATTTGGAAGAATTTGAGAAGTTCCCAGTTAAAAATGATGGAGAGCCTGATGATTTTGAGGATCATCTGCGTCAAATATCCATGGACTCAAAGAAGGCTAAATCACTGAACAAAGAAGATGCTAGCTTGCCAAACTTTGATGAGGTTGATAGGATATTTCTGCGTGCTGCTTCActgttaaaaaaaagaagaagatga
- the LOC112174571 gene encoding uncharacterized CRM domain-containing protein At3g25440, chloroplastic isoform X3, with product MPACADPIGIARLPLEGYRWVHSAPDHKAAAPLERSGEGKVDDGGGGNAKVKRKKLKGKRAVVRWLKFFRYKKKKDFERMTAEEKILHKLRKAQRKEERLLEALKKIEPSESAETAHDPEILTPEEHFFFLKMGLKCKNYVPVGRRGIYQGVILNMHLHWKKHQTLQVIVKTFSPEEVKDIASELARLTGGIVLGIHEEYTIIMYRGKNYLQPPTEIMSPRITLSRKKALDKSKYMDGLRAVRKHIPKLEQDLELLRAQAKRKVEFSSDAFEETPEDIESVESESSSNLKLEPSDKLKEILDRRKESPEDDLVTDGDMASDSEDLSDIFETDSDKETENKAQRPLYLEEFEKFPVKNDGEPDDFEDHLRQISMDSKKAKSLNKEDASLPNFDEVDRIFLRAASLLKKRRR from the exons ATGCCTGCTTGTGCGGACCCAATTGGTATTGCTAGGCTTCCATTGGAGGGTTACAGATGGGTGCATTCGGCTCCAGACCACAAAGCTGCGGCGCCATTGGAGCGTTCTGGAGAAGGTAAAGTCGATGATGGTGGCGGTGGTAATGCTAaagtgaagaggaagaagctcAAGGGGAAACGAGCTGTGGTTAGGTGGCTCAAGTTCTTCAggtacaagaagaagaaagatttcGAGAGAATGACCGCGGAAGAAAAGATTCTACACAAATTGAGAAAG GCTCAAAGGAAAGAGGAGAGGCTACTGGAAGCTCTTAAGAAGATCGAGCCTTCGGAGTCGGCAGAAACCGCCCATGATCCGGAGATATTGACACCCGAGGAGCACTTCTTCTTTTTAAAGATGGGGCTCAAGTGCAAGAATTATGTGCCCGTCGGAAGGCGGGGGATATACCAGGGTGTGATTCTGAACATGCATTTGCATTGGAAGAAACATCAAACGCTGCAGGTGATAGTCAAGACATTCTCACCTGAGGAGGTTAAGGATATTGCTTCTGAGCTGGCGAGGTTGACAGGAGGGATTGTGCTCGGAATTCATGAGGAGTACACGATTATTATGTATAGAGGGAAGAACTATTTGCAGCCGCCAACAGAGATTATGTCACCTAGGATCACTCTCTCGAGGAAGAAG GCTTTGGATAAATCAAAGTATATGGATGGCCTTCGAGCAGTAAGGAAGCACATTCCGAAGCTGGAACAGGACCTTGAGTTGCTTAGAGCACAGGCTAAAAGAAAAGTTGAATTTAGTTCTGATGCTTTTGAAGAAACTCCAGAAGATATTGAGAGTGTAGAGTCTGAGAGCTCCTCAAACTTAAAGCTGGAGCCTTCAGATAAGCTCAAAGAAATTTTGGATAGAAGAAAGGAGAGCCCTGAGGATGACCTTGTAACAGATGGAGATATGGCTTCGGACTCCGAAGATTTATCAGATATTTTTGAGACTGACTCTGACAAGGAGACTGAGAACAAAGCGCAACGACCTCTGTATTTGGAAGAATTTGAGAAGTTCCCAGTTAAAAATGATGGAGAGCCTGATGATTTTGAGGATCATCTGCGTCAAATATCCATGGACTCAAAGAAGGCTAAATCACTGAACAAAGAAGATGCTAGCTTGCCAAACTTTGATGAGGTTGATAGGATATTTCTGCGTGCTGCTTCActgttaaaaaaaagaagaagatga